A window of Zingiber officinale cultivar Zhangliang chromosome 5A, Zo_v1.1, whole genome shotgun sequence contains these coding sequences:
- the LOC121981404 gene encoding uncharacterized protein LOC121981404 — translation MSTSPTQLGQDAVMTDVLAQGRAACYKARDAFYACLEEKAAEKPTEIATVGLLYPADCKAARAEFAAKCRPTWVKHFDRQYCAKKRVRRLLDDENDPRRGPISLPQTSTFKP, via the exons ATGTCCACATCGCCGACGCAACTTGGCCAAGACGCCGTGATGACTGACGTGCTAGCTCAAGGCAGAGCCGCCTGCTACAAG GCGCGGGACGCCTTCTATGCCTGCTTGGAGGAGAAGGCGGCCGAGAAGCCCACTGAGATCGCCACTGTTGGCCTCCTCTACCCTGCCGACTGCAAAGCTGCCCGGGCAGAGTTCGCCGCCAAGTGCCGCCCCACCTGG GTGAAGCACTTCGATCGGCAGTATTGCGCTAAGAAGCGGGTGCGAAGGCTTCTTGATGATGAAAATGACCCTCGCCGTGGTCCCATCTCACTCCCTCAGACCTCCACATTCAAGCCCTAG